Proteins encoded in a region of the Candidatus Methylomirabilota bacterium genome:
- a CDS encoding OmpA family protein, whose product MKHLTAALILCGGIALLASACATKEYVRTQVGTSETKLTQRVDGQEVRLKETSDRTAANAQAIDSSQKQIQGLEGKVGEVGTVAADAKKQAQSASEAVRDTDSKLEALSTRVANRNKFAMVETKTVYFDFNKADLKDEGINELEDVAKALKADVNAVVELQGFADARGTDRYNYQLTRERVDAVARYLVMRGGIDVRRIHSVGMGKVVLAAGERANNDTYAKARRVDIRLLSPQS is encoded by the coding sequence ATGAAGCACCTCACGGCAGCCCTGATCCTCTGCGGCGGCATCGCGCTGCTTGCCAGCGCCTGCGCGACCAAGGAGTACGTCCGGACCCAGGTCGGGACGAGCGAGACCAAGCTCACTCAGCGGGTGGATGGGCAGGAGGTCCGCCTCAAGGAGACTTCCGACCGGACCGCCGCTAACGCCCAGGCCATCGACTCCAGCCAGAAGCAGATCCAGGGGCTCGAGGGCAAGGTGGGTGAGGTGGGGACGGTGGCCGCGGACGCCAAGAAGCAGGCCCAGTCGGCGTCCGAAGCGGTGCGGGACACCGACTCCAAGCTCGAGGCGCTGAGCACGCGTGTGGCCAACCGCAACAAGTTCGCCATGGTCGAGACGAAGACGGTGTACTTCGACTTCAACAAGGCCGATCTCAAGGACGAGGGTATCAACGAGCTCGAGGACGTCGCCAAGGCGCTGAAGGCCGACGTCAACGCGGTCGTCGAGCTTCAGGGCTTCGCCGACGCGCGGGGGACCGACCGCTATAACTACCAGCTCACTCGTGAGCGGGTGGACGCGGTGGCCCGCTATCTCGTGATGCGCGGCGGGATCGATGTCCGCCGCATCCACTCGGTGGGCATGGGGAAGGTCGTCCTGGCCGCCGGCGAGAGGGCCAACAACGACACCTACGCCAAGGCCCGTCGCGTCGACATCCGCCTCCTGTCGCCGCAGAGCTGA
- a CDS encoding response regulator: MRAAAILVVEDEPHSRVGLGALLEEQGYRVETAADAPEAIRHLTRSRFEGAIIDIRLPDVREARVTGWDVAEICRSFAPDMGLLFVSAQGGPEIEARAGSLGRAAFLEKPIDSHRLAATLGRLGLC, translated from the coding sequence GTGAGGGCTGCGGCTATCCTCGTGGTGGAGGACGAGCCGCACAGCCGGGTCGGTCTGGGAGCGTTGCTCGAGGAGCAGGGCTATCGTGTCGAGACCGCCGCCGATGCCCCCGAGGCTATTCGCCACCTGACGCGCTCGCGATTCGAGGGCGCCATCATCGACATCCGGCTGCCCGACGTCCGTGAGGCCCGCGTGACGGGCTGGGATGTCGCCGAGATTTGCCGGTCGTTTGCCCCCGATATGGGACTCCTATTCGTGAGCGCCCAGGGCGGACCTGAGATCGAGGCGCGCGCCGGCTCGCTGGGTCGGGCAGCCTTTCTCGAGAAGCCCATCGACTCGCACCGCCTGGCCGCGACCCTCGGCCGGCTCGGGCTCTGTTAA
- a CDS encoding FAD-binding oxidoreductase — translation MSTAGVPPRAAAVVIGSGAFGAATAYHLARRGIDVVLLDQHALGSQTSPRAAGLTSQADPVPVLARLRREACDAFASFEADMGRSIDYHRSGSLRAAYTDAGERRVREALATAEKLAIPARLVSPAEAERLAPHFRAGAPRAVLHVPDDGWLDPARLAVAFAARAAELGARTVPFTRVTGFLAGSGRITGVATDRGEIRAPAVVDAAGAWTARVAAGAGVRVPLMPVRHQLLVTEPIAGVEPRQPIVRMVEASVYVRHEQGGLLFGGYEDAPRVVDAATLPPAFQIADLPLDLSVLRALIDEVGEHFPALRTARVAVHRGGLPTMTADGRPLLGRVPGLEGLFVASGCCVGGLGLSAAAGRALADLIVDGTSDPDLSPLSVERFRGRLEDGATLEAACVAQYARRYIR, via the coding sequence GTGAGCACCGCCGGCGTTCCCCCGCGCGCGGCCGCGGTGGTGATCGGGTCCGGGGCCTTCGGCGCGGCCACCGCCTACCATCTGGCCCGGCGGGGGATCGACGTGGTCCTGCTCGATCAGCACGCGCTCGGCTCGCAGACCTCGCCGCGCGCGGCGGGACTCACCAGCCAGGCCGACCCCGTGCCCGTGCTCGCCCGGCTCCGCCGCGAGGCGTGCGACGCCTTCGCAAGCTTCGAGGCGGACATGGGCCGCTCGATCGACTACCACCGCTCGGGCAGCCTGCGCGCCGCGTACACCGACGCGGGCGAGCGCCGCGTGCGCGAGGCCCTGGCCACCGCGGAGAAGCTCGCCATCCCCGCGCGCCTCGTCTCGCCCGCGGAGGCCGAGCGGCTCGCTCCGCACTTCCGCGCGGGGGCGCCGCGCGCCGTCCTGCACGTCCCCGACGACGGCTGGCTGGACCCGGCGCGGCTCGCCGTGGCCTTCGCCGCCCGCGCCGCCGAGCTCGGCGCACGCACGGTGCCCTTCACGCGGGTGACCGGGTTCCTCGCCGGGAGCGGGCGCATCACCGGCGTCGCCACCGACCGCGGCGAGATCCGCGCCCCCGCGGTGGTGGATGCGGCCGGCGCCTGGACGGCGCGGGTGGCGGCGGGCGCGGGCGTGCGCGTGCCGCTGATGCCGGTGCGCCATCAGCTCCTGGTCACCGAGCCCATTGCCGGTGTGGAGCCGCGGCAGCCGATCGTGAGAATGGTGGAGGCCAGCGTCTACGTCCGGCACGAGCAGGGCGGCCTCCTCTTCGGCGGCTACGAGGACGCGCCCCGCGTGGTGGACGCGGCAACGCTGCCGCCCGCCTTCCAGATCGCGGATCTGCCGCTCGATCTCTCCGTGCTCCGCGCGCTGATCGACGAGGTCGGCGAGCATTTCCCGGCGCTGCGCACCGCCCGCGTGGCCGTGCATCGCGGCGGTCTTCCCACCATGACCGCCGACGGCCGTCCCCTGCTCGGGCGCGTGCCGGGGCTGGAGGGCCTCTTCGTGGCGTCGGGCTGCTGCGTGGGCGGGCTCGGACTCTCGGCCGCCGCGGGGCGCGCGCTCGCCGATCTCATCGTGGACGGCACGAGTGACCCGGACCTGTCGCCGCTCTCGGTCGAGCGGTTCCGCGGCCGCCTCGAGGACGGAGCCACGCTCGAGGCCGCCTGCGTCGCGCAGTACGCGCGGCGCTATATTCGCTGA